One stretch of Schlesneria sp. DSM 10557 DNA includes these proteins:
- a CDS encoding nucleotide sugar dehydrogenase, translated as MSTHGLAEKIADKTAIVGVIGLGYVGLPLIRAFARAGFRTMGFDVDQSKVDKLKSGQSYIKHIDSAAIARLIQEKQFEPTSDMQRLREADCIIICVPTPLNESRDPDLSYIEGTARSIAATLRPGQLVVLESTTHPTTTRENVLPVLNATGLTAGKDFFLAFSPEREDPGNPNFEASTIPKVVGGYDTLSGDLACAMYGHAVVKVVRVSSMEVAEAAKILENTYRAVNIAMVNELKMLYDKMGIDVWEVIDAAKTKPFGFQAFYPGPGLGGHCIPIDPFYLTWLARKWGEQTRFIELAGEINTHMPQYVISQLAEFLNDAGKPIKGSRICILGAAYKKDVDDPRESPSFELMKLLLKRGALLTYNDPHVPSLPKMRHYPDLPAMDSQPLTPEFLAEQDCVLISTDHSAYDHDFIIKHSRMVLDTRNATKNVKDGREKIFKA; from the coding sequence ATGTCAACACACGGACTTGCTGAAAAAATTGCAGACAAAACGGCGATCGTTGGCGTGATTGGCCTCGGCTATGTCGGTCTACCCTTGATTCGAGCCTTCGCCCGCGCGGGTTTCCGGACCATGGGATTTGATGTCGACCAGTCGAAGGTCGACAAGCTGAAGTCCGGCCAAAGTTACATCAAACATATCGATAGCGCGGCGATCGCCCGCCTGATTCAGGAAAAGCAATTCGAACCGACATCGGATATGCAGCGACTGCGGGAAGCCGACTGCATCATCATTTGCGTTCCGACGCCATTGAACGAGAGTCGTGACCCTGATTTGAGCTATATCGAGGGGACGGCGCGGTCGATCGCGGCAACTCTCCGTCCTGGTCAACTCGTCGTGCTCGAGAGTACGACTCACCCGACGACGACCCGCGAGAATGTCTTGCCGGTCCTGAACGCCACGGGTCTGACGGCTGGCAAGGACTTCTTTCTGGCGTTCAGCCCCGAACGTGAGGATCCGGGTAATCCGAACTTTGAAGCGTCGACAATTCCCAAGGTTGTGGGGGGATATGACACCCTCAGCGGGGATCTCGCCTGTGCCATGTACGGTCACGCCGTCGTGAAAGTGGTTCGGGTTTCGAGCATGGAAGTGGCGGAAGCGGCCAAGATTCTGGAAAACACCTATCGCGCCGTGAACATTGCGATGGTGAACGAGCTGAAAATGCTCTACGACAAGATGGGCATCGACGTCTGGGAAGTCATCGATGCGGCGAAGACGAAGCCGTTCGGTTTCCAGGCGTTCTACCCCGGCCCCGGACTGGGTGGACACTGTATTCCGATCGATCCGTTCTATCTGACATGGCTGGCACGCAAGTGGGGCGAACAGACCCGGTTCATCGAACTGGCAGGGGAAATCAATACCCACATGCCGCAATACGTGATTTCCCAATTGGCGGAATTCCTGAACGACGCGGGTAAGCCGATTAAAGGGAGCCGCATTTGTATCCTCGGCGCGGCCTACAAGAAGGACGTCGATGACCCGCGCGAGAGTCCCTCATTTGAATTGATGAAGCTCTTGCTCAAGCGAGGGGCCCTGCTCACCTACAACGATCCCCACGTCCCCTCTCTTCCAAAGATGCGGCACTATCCCGACCTGCCGGCGATGGATAGCCAGCCGTTGACACCTGAGTTCCTGGCTGAACAGGACTGTGTCCTGATTTCGACTGATCACTCAGCGTACGACCACGACTTTATTATCAAGCACAGTCGCATGGTGCTCGACACGCGGAATGCCACAAAGAACGTTAAGGACGGCCGCGAGAAGATCTTCAAGGCCTAG
- a CDS encoding acyl carrier protein, translating to MDESVFLQQMDELFDLEPGTLDLSCVIEETPGWSSLTFLGLIALVDEAYQTAIKPRQLMQHATFGELYSYLETRYSSSVVT from the coding sequence ATGGACGAATCCGTCTTTCTTCAGCAAATGGACGAACTGTTCGATCTCGAACCGGGCACTCTGGATTTATCCTGTGTGATTGAAGAGACACCCGGTTGGAGTTCGTTGACATTTCTCGGGCTGATCGCGCTCGTCGATGAAGCGTATCAGACCGCGATCAAGCCACGACAACTGATGCAGCACGCGACATTCGGCGAGCTCTACTCGTACCTGGAAACGCGTTATTCCAGTTCTGTCGTGACTTGA
- a CDS encoding DUF4153 domain-containing protein, which yields MAEFRDSHDQLTFLDSSNDVHLSHPTLFTTSRVSSNSSPVLIREVIALVLLVVLSDLTLYRSVGYAGPAVLFVLGPLLLCLGTVRLVGDLSLWILSPMLALLSLRLLWCGSHLAVITGFVLLCCFTMSLAGLRPYLTQVVVFTSKWIEAGYRGLHHYFRTLSRLSPVVLRTQSFSIALPILTFVVFSSIFVMANPHLVRSLGRKFSRLVVNLDLWMQQLHFSEVLFCLVATWLAVGMLRPAVRQFELSDREPYQKQQITKSPYYEPYRNSLVVVIGLFTLYLIFEFQTLWFRTFPPGFHYSGYAHEGAIWLTIALGLATIMLSLIFRGTILRDPRLARLKTLSWVWSLQNMILALAVFNRLFIYIGFNGMTRMRVIGILGAASVVCGFLLVLQKIARGHSFTWLIRRQLWTVSVAIYLYAVLPVDAFVNQYNVNRVLEGDLRPSVQISAHPTSDEGLLCLRSLTELPNDFIREGIRAMLTERWIELTEKSPVPAPRHWTAKQFASDRLKKQLSRIAPRWQNSSEVAETDESSHLRRLSKIEEFRVYAYQWY from the coding sequence ATGGCTGAATTCCGTGATAGCCATGACCAATTGACGTTTCTCGACTCCTCCAACGACGTTCACCTCAGTCACCCCACTTTATTCACGACATCACGAGTGAGTTCCAATTCGTCACCCGTACTGATTCGGGAAGTCATCGCGCTGGTCCTGTTGGTCGTGCTGTCCGATCTGACACTCTATCGATCGGTTGGATACGCCGGGCCGGCTGTCTTGTTCGTTCTTGGACCGCTGCTGCTGTGTCTGGGAACTGTCCGCCTCGTGGGGGATCTGAGCCTCTGGATTCTCAGTCCCATGCTGGCTCTGCTGTCGCTTCGCTTGCTGTGGTGCGGATCGCATCTGGCTGTGATCACCGGGTTTGTCCTGCTGTGCTGTTTTACGATGAGCCTCGCCGGCTTGCGGCCGTATCTGACGCAAGTTGTCGTATTTACGTCGAAATGGATCGAAGCGGGCTACCGGGGACTACATCATTACTTTCGGACCCTTTCCCGTTTGAGCCCCGTCGTATTGCGGACGCAATCGTTTTCCATCGCACTCCCCATCCTCACCTTCGTCGTATTTTCGTCGATTTTCGTGATGGCGAACCCGCATCTGGTACGCTCGCTCGGGCGGAAATTCAGCCGGTTGGTGGTGAATCTCGACCTCTGGATGCAGCAGCTTCACTTTTCCGAAGTCCTGTTCTGTCTGGTCGCGACCTGGCTCGCAGTCGGAATGCTGAGACCCGCCGTCCGACAGTTTGAATTGTCAGACCGTGAGCCATACCAGAAACAGCAGATCACCAAATCTCCCTACTACGAACCCTATCGCAACTCGCTCGTGGTCGTAATTGGTCTGTTCACGCTGTACCTGATTTTCGAATTCCAGACGCTCTGGTTCCGGACCTTCCCGCCGGGTTTTCATTACTCCGGATATGCCCACGAAGGGGCGATCTGGCTGACAATCGCGTTGGGACTGGCCACAATCATGCTGTCGCTGATCTTCCGCGGCACAATTCTAAGAGACCCTCGACTGGCGCGTCTGAAGACGCTTTCGTGGGTCTGGTCTCTGCAGAACATGATTCTGGCGCTGGCCGTGTTCAACAGGCTGTTTATTTACATCGGATTCAACGGCATGACCCGCATGAGGGTCATCGGAATTCTCGGAGCCGCGTCCGTGGTCTGCGGCTTTCTGCTGGTGCTTCAAAAGATCGCACGGGGTCACAGTTTCACCTGGTTGATTCGACGCCAGTTGTGGACCGTCTCCGTCGCGATCTATTTGTACGCAGTTCTCCCCGTAGATGCTTTCGTTAACCAGTACAACGTCAATCGAGTACTCGAAGGGGACCTGCGGCCCTCAGTCCAGATCAGTGCACATCCCACGAGCGATGAAGGGTTGCTCTGCCTCAGATCCCTGACGGAACTTCCCAATGACTTCATTCGCGAAGGTATTCGGGCGATGCTGACCGAACGCTGGATCGAATTAACCGAAAAAAGTCCCGTGCCAGCGCCCCGGCACTGGACCGCAAAACAATTCGCCAGCGATCGATTGAAGAAGCAACTGTCGCGAATCGCTCCTCGATGGCAAAACTCCTCTGAAGTCGCCGAGACCGATGAATCGAGCCATTTGCGACGCCTGAGCAAGATCGAGGAATTCCGCGTCTACGCTTACCAGTGGTACTGA
- a CDS encoding acyltransferase family protein: MTSHSELLASTRSADGLGKTKSTRYQTLDHWRGLACLIIVIHHALLPMCDYSISEVAAVSTASSTNGAEAASSIMPAPAGASSVSHTNASKVRNWLVARLRVGVQFFFVISGYCIAATAWSLVNQGAPIKSYFRRRLVRILPAYWVALLGSVLACFVIESINPGVLQQLPWSLTMPWNLSPIQWVSSITLTEAWVSYALQTSPEYFPIQAWTLCYELQFYVVFGVLLACSGHRFFRTTALFTLAIVVIDLLLLNYHVRIRGLFFDEHWFMFAVGIGLFWDLNQATAAQAIRCRIALALAMAGLATLALTTSLFGINSQFSAWRIIEAVAFAGLLLGLKRYDDRIARMKGLRWLKSCGVMSYSIYLTHLFPVKFLSQQLIAAGFSDDLSLVLVCIPLVLLLSISMGYIFHVLVERRFLTETAPQSRVVPSDMQPILIPLHGVSRDVWPETGEAASVAAVIQGTNGTPRAA, from the coding sequence ATGACATCTCACTCGGAGCTTCTGGCTTCGACGCGATCCGCGGATGGTCTTGGGAAGACGAAGTCGACTCGTTACCAGACACTGGATCACTGGAGAGGGCTGGCATGCCTCATTATTGTAATCCATCATGCACTATTACCTATGTGCGACTATAGCATCAGTGAAGTCGCTGCTGTCTCGACCGCTTCGTCGACGAATGGTGCTGAGGCCGCTTCATCAATAATGCCAGCCCCTGCTGGTGCTTCATCAGTGAGTCACACGAACGCATCCAAAGTGCGTAACTGGCTGGTTGCCCGGTTGAGGGTCGGTGTTCAGTTCTTTTTTGTCATCAGCGGGTATTGCATTGCTGCGACAGCCTGGTCGCTGGTGAATCAGGGGGCGCCGATCAAGAGTTATTTCCGGCGCCGCCTGGTCCGGATACTGCCTGCCTACTGGGTCGCGTTACTCGGCTCCGTCCTCGCTTGTTTCGTGATTGAATCTATCAACCCGGGAGTACTCCAGCAGCTGCCTTGGTCGTTGACCATGCCGTGGAACCTGTCACCCATTCAATGGGTCAGCAGCATCACGTTAACTGAAGCCTGGGTAAGTTATGCCTTACAGACATCTCCCGAATACTTTCCTATCCAAGCCTGGACACTCTGTTACGAGCTGCAATTCTATGTCGTATTTGGTGTGTTGCTGGCATGTTCAGGCCACCGTTTTTTTCGCACGACAGCGCTTTTCACACTCGCGATTGTTGTCATCGACCTGCTCCTCCTGAACTATCACGTTCGTATTCGCGGTCTGTTTTTCGATGAGCACTGGTTTATGTTCGCTGTCGGGATTGGCCTGTTCTGGGACTTGAATCAAGCGACGGCCGCTCAGGCGATTCGCTGCCGCATCGCGCTCGCACTTGCAATGGCGGGACTGGCGACTCTGGCGTTAACGACCAGTTTGTTCGGTATCAATTCCCAATTTTCCGCGTGGAGAATCATCGAAGCGGTTGCGTTTGCCGGTCTTCTTCTCGGTCTCAAACGCTATGACGACCGGATCGCTCGGATGAAAGGACTTCGCTGGCTCAAGTCGTGCGGAGTCATGTCGTATAGCATTTATCTGACTCATCTGTTTCCGGTCAAATTTTTGAGCCAGCAACTGATTGCGGCGGGATTCAGCGATGATCTGTCACTTGTTCTGGTCTGCATCCCGTTAGTCCTGCTGTTGTCCATCTCGATGGGTTATATCTTCCATGTTCTGGTAGAACGTCGCTTCCTGACGGAAACGGCCCCGCAAAGCCGTGTCGTACCGTCGGACATGCAACCCATTCTTATCCCACTTCACGGAGTTTCCCGAGACGTATGGCCTGAGACCGGCGAAGCTGCCTCGGTCGCAGCCGTCATACAAGGCACCAATGGTACTCCACGCGCTGCCTAG
- a CDS encoding SDR family NAD(P)-dependent oxidoreductase: MDRLKNKVAVVTGGGAGIGRATCELFAEEGARVVIAERDEASGREVAAAITQRGGQALFVPTDVGDESSIQRMAAAIEDAFGKLDILVNNAAVFVLKGIDATVQEWREILDVNVVGPSLCAKYCVPLMRKGGGGSIVNLASISSVIAQKEMVTYNATKAAIASMTRCMAMDLAPDNIRVNSVAPGVVWTQIVERLTSEAGLDRKAAEADPAWGGAHLLKRIAEPREIAYPILFLASEEASFVTGSLLMVDGGYTAQ; the protein is encoded by the coding sequence ATGGACCGTCTGAAAAACAAAGTTGCTGTCGTAACCGGTGGGGGAGCAGGAATCGGTCGCGCAACGTGCGAATTGTTCGCCGAAGAAGGCGCCCGGGTCGTGATTGCGGAACGCGACGAAGCGAGTGGCCGCGAGGTGGCTGCGGCGATTACCCAGAGGGGCGGGCAGGCTCTGTTCGTGCCCACCGACGTGGGAGACGAATCGAGCATTCAACGCATGGCTGCGGCTATCGAAGATGCGTTCGGAAAGCTCGATATTCTCGTGAATAATGCCGCCGTGTTCGTGCTCAAAGGGATCGATGCCACTGTTCAGGAATGGCGCGAAATTCTGGACGTCAATGTCGTCGGGCCTTCCCTTTGTGCCAAGTACTGCGTTCCGCTGATGCGGAAGGGAGGGGGCGGTTCGATCGTGAACCTCGCTTCGATTTCGAGCGTGATCGCCCAAAAGGAAATGGTGACGTACAACGCCACGAAAGCGGCGATTGCCAGTATGACCCGCTGCATGGCGATGGACCTGGCGCCGGATAACATTCGCGTCAATTCCGTGGCGCCCGGTGTCGTCTGGACGCAAATTGTGGAACGATTGACCTCCGAAGCAGGATTGGACCGCAAGGCGGCGGAAGCGGATCCCGCGTGGGGAGGCGCTCATCTGCTGAAAAGAATTGCTGAACCTCGCGAGATCGCTTACCCGATTTTGTTCCTGGCCTCGGAAGAAGCGTCATTCGTGACCGGGTCGCTCTTGATGGTCGACGGCGGCTATACGGCGCAGTGA
- a CDS encoding 7-carboxy-7-deazaguanine synthase QueE, protein MRTTGCNLRCWFCDTPYASFRPEGARRDSAEVLNEILSVDCEHVVITGGEPLLQPEVVPLARTLREQGKIVTLETAGTVFRPIEVDLMSISPKLSNSSPRDSVRWKERHQRDRHRPGVIQQLLETSRYQLKFVVDQPEDLDEIVAYLTGFPTVSPECVWLMPQGVKQEELVQKEGWLAPAAARLGFRFCPRKQIEMFGNVRGT, encoded by the coding sequence GTGCGCACGACCGGTTGCAATCTTCGGTGCTGGTTCTGTGATACGCCCTACGCTTCATTTCGTCCCGAAGGGGCGCGCCGCGACAGTGCCGAGGTTTTGAACGAAATCCTGAGCGTTGACTGCGAGCATGTCGTCATCACGGGCGGAGAACCATTGCTCCAGCCCGAGGTCGTGCCTCTGGCACGGACCCTTCGAGAACAGGGGAAGATCGTTACGCTGGAAACGGCGGGAACCGTTTTCCGTCCCATTGAGGTCGATCTGATGTCGATCAGCCCGAAGCTCTCAAACTCGTCCCCGCGTGATTCGGTTCGCTGGAAAGAACGCCATCAGCGTGACCGCCATCGCCCCGGTGTGATTCAGCAGTTGCTCGAAACGTCCCGGTACCAGCTGAAGTTCGTGGTGGATCAGCCGGAGGATCTGGATGAGATCGTCGCCTACCTGACCGGTTTTCCCACCGTCTCTCCGGAATGCGTCTGGCTGATGCCGCAAGGAGTAAAACAGGAGGAACTGGTTCAGAAAGAAGGCTGGCTGGCCCCGGCTGCGGCGAGGTTAGGATTTCGCTTCTGCCCTCGTAAGCAGATCGAAATGTTTGGGAATGTCCGGGGAACCTGA
- a CDS encoding 3-oxoacyl-ACP synthase III family protein, translating to MYASIVAVEYHLPGHVIGNDEVAQLAPNWTADKILQKTGIAERHVAADTECSSDLAFHAAEKLFQSGVCSREEIDFILFCTQSPDYLLPTSACLLQDRLKLRTGIGALDFNLGCSGYIYGLGLAQGLIETGQAKTVLFLTGETYSKFLREGDVGVRSLFGDAGSATLIRAVESDRPLFGPYVYGTDGKGAENLILKRHSLRTAGDLPQGTACGAQVVETVALDSGAATATDSSGSENFLHMNGPEIFSFALDAVPRAVNELLSRAQLALHDIDLFVFHQANEFMLNRLKSKLQIPDDRFVLALKEYGNTVSSTIPIALQTVLADGRLKPGMQVMLVGFGVGYSWGAMLLRIPVKF from the coding sequence ATGTACGCGTCGATTGTCGCTGTCGAGTACCATCTTCCCGGTCATGTCATCGGGAATGATGAAGTCGCCCAATTGGCCCCGAACTGGACTGCAGACAAAATTCTCCAGAAAACGGGGATTGCCGAGCGTCACGTCGCCGCAGACACAGAATGTTCTTCTGACCTTGCATTTCACGCCGCGGAAAAACTGTTTCAGTCCGGGGTCTGCAGCCGCGAAGAAATCGACTTTATTCTCTTCTGCACACAGTCGCCGGACTACCTGCTTCCGACTTCCGCGTGTCTGTTGCAGGACCGATTGAAGCTGCGAACCGGCATTGGGGCGCTTGACTTCAATCTTGGTTGTTCCGGCTACATCTACGGTCTGGGACTGGCTCAGGGGCTGATTGAAACAGGTCAGGCGAAGACGGTTTTATTCCTGACGGGAGAGACTTACAGCAAATTTCTGCGCGAGGGAGACGTGGGAGTTCGTTCGCTGTTCGGCGATGCGGGCTCGGCCACGTTGATTCGCGCGGTGGAAAGCGATCGCCCTCTTTTCGGTCCCTATGTGTATGGGACTGATGGAAAAGGGGCCGAAAACCTGATTCTCAAACGCCACTCACTCCGCACCGCAGGAGACTTGCCGCAGGGGACAGCCTGTGGAGCCCAGGTGGTGGAAACGGTGGCGTTGGATTCCGGAGCTGCAACCGCGACTGACAGCTCCGGATCCGAAAATTTTCTGCATATGAACGGCCCCGAGATCTTCAGTTTCGCTCTCGATGCCGTTCCGCGTGCAGTGAATGAACTCTTAAGTCGGGCGCAGTTAGCCCTGCACGATATTGACCTGTTTGTCTTTCATCAGGCCAATGAATTCATGTTGAATCGACTGAAGTCGAAGCTGCAGATTCCGGATGACCGCTTCGTGCTGGCTCTCAAAGAGTACGGAAACACCGTTTCGTCGACGATTCCAATCGCACTGCAAACGGTGCTCGCCGACGGTCGGCTGAAGCCGGGCATGCAAGTCATGCTGGTTGGCTTCGGAGTCGGTTATTCCTGGGGAGCCATGCTGCTGCGAATACCCGTCAAGTTCTGA
- a CDS encoding trans-aconitate 2-methyltransferase: MVESQQESWGEYYQRVFAGGSPWLDYSNAHVQGQTFGVAIESAGPINGKQCLDVGCGRGHLSLALAGLQASRVVGVDIVAESIAACRNQHPHVQWEVGTPEDEQFVQSLGNFDVIFLIEMLHYVDWRRCLHLLWKQLNAGGRIVAIVPNKDNAIVQKTIARFEGRYAPPNPAEIAALVAELPDLDCWGYRGMDFQQDQRLVPYVTSPWASTVVKEFSSNRMVIVLQKQSGAVDSNA; the protein is encoded by the coding sequence ATGGTTGAATCGCAGCAAGAGTCGTGGGGCGAGTACTATCAGCGAGTCTTTGCCGGTGGCAGTCCCTGGCTCGACTACTCAAATGCGCACGTGCAGGGGCAGACCTTCGGCGTGGCCATTGAATCTGCCGGCCCCATCAATGGGAAGCAGTGTCTCGATGTGGGCTGCGGACGAGGCCACCTCTCGCTGGCGCTCGCCGGATTGCAGGCAAGTCGGGTCGTTGGCGTTGATATCGTGGCGGAATCGATTGCCGCCTGCCGCAATCAGCATCCCCATGTGCAGTGGGAAGTCGGGACGCCGGAAGACGAACAGTTTGTCCAGTCGCTCGGAAACTTTGACGTCATCTTCCTGATTGAAATGCTGCACTACGTGGACTGGCGAAGGTGTCTGCATTTGCTATGGAAGCAGCTCAATGCCGGCGGAAGGATCGTGGCAATCGTGCCGAATAAGGACAATGCGATTGTGCAGAAGACAATCGCCCGGTTCGAGGGACGATATGCGCCACCTAATCCCGCTGAAATCGCGGCGCTGGTGGCAGAACTGCCTGACCTGGACTGCTGGGGCTATCGGGGCATGGATTTTCAACAGGACCAGCGACTTGTTCCGTATGTCACGTCTCCCTGGGCAAGCACGGTCGTGAAAGAGTTTTCCTCCAACCGGATGGTGATCGTCCTTCAAAAGCAGTCTGGAGCTGTGGACTCAAACGCTTGA
- a CDS encoding methyltransferase domain-containing protein has product MTTSSSASWVDYYHKIYANETTWLDYSNAHVQGQTFGIALEAAGPVCGKRCLDVGCGRGQLSLVLAALQASEVVGVDIIEESISECRVRHPHVRWEVGTPEDEEFCRSLGRFDLIFCIELLQLVGWQQTLKTLWNRVSSGGRIVVVVPNKSNPIVQKTIDRFAGRYVAPTPTELASLVDSLPDVECWAYRGMDFQQDQRIVPYVTSPWMTTASSDFNSNRLVVAIQKQTSSIAPSKN; this is encoded by the coding sequence ATGACAACGTCATCTTCCGCCTCATGGGTCGATTACTACCACAAGATCTACGCGAACGAGACCACGTGGCTCGACTATTCAAACGCTCACGTTCAAGGCCAGACGTTTGGGATCGCCCTTGAAGCGGCCGGGCCCGTCTGCGGTAAGCGTTGTCTGGATGTCGGCTGCGGGCGTGGTCAGCTTTCGCTGGTCCTGGCAGCCTTGCAGGCCAGCGAGGTGGTCGGGGTTGATATCATTGAAGAATCCATTTCCGAGTGTCGTGTCAGGCATCCCCACGTACGCTGGGAAGTCGGCACCCCGGAAGATGAGGAGTTCTGCCGATCGCTCGGACGCTTTGATCTGATCTTCTGCATCGAACTGCTGCAACTCGTCGGCTGGCAGCAGACACTCAAAACACTCTGGAATCGCGTCAGCAGTGGTGGCCGGATTGTGGTTGTTGTTCCTAACAAGAGCAATCCGATTGTTCAGAAGACGATTGATCGCTTCGCAGGTCGGTACGTTGCTCCTACCCCTACCGAACTGGCGTCGCTCGTCGATTCCCTGCCGGATGTCGAATGCTGGGCTTACCGCGGGATGGACTTCCAGCAGGACCAACGGATCGTGCCCTACGTCACTTCCCCGTGGATGACGACCGCCTCAAGCGACTTCAACTCGAACCGGCTTGTAGTTGCGATTCAAAAACAGACCAGCAGCATCGCCCCGTCAAAAAACTGA
- a CDS encoding prenyltransferase/squalene oxidase repeat-containing protein yields MSHCQVASAQTQTTVPSPNARSFEARGHEFITPETQKAIDRGLVFLANRQHDEGWYFANSYKRNVAVTSLAGMAFLSAGHVPGRGPYGKKVDKSVEYILSCVSPSGFIKRDDSPEHGPMYGHGFATLFLAEVYGMSPKPEIRESLKSATQLIINSQNKEGGWRYKPDGRDADVSVTVCQMMALRAARNCGIAVPKTTVDNCVEYVRKCQNADGGFRYRLGDRPMSEFPRSAAGVVVLYNAGVTDGRDLERGLGYLLRFPPRQDLIPTNNHYFYGHYYAVQAMWHAGEENWRQWYPAIRDELLARQGPDGGWTDLQINDVYGTSMACLILQMPNNLLPIFQR; encoded by the coding sequence TTGAGTCACTGCCAAGTCGCCTCCGCACAAACTCAGACAACGGTCCCGTCCCCCAATGCGCGATCCTTCGAAGCGCGGGGTCACGAATTCATTACTCCCGAGACGCAGAAAGCGATCGACCGGGGACTGGTCTTTCTGGCGAACCGCCAGCATGACGAAGGCTGGTACTTCGCCAACAGCTACAAGCGAAACGTGGCCGTCACCTCACTGGCAGGTATGGCCTTTCTTTCGGCGGGGCACGTTCCCGGCCGCGGACCCTACGGCAAAAAGGTTGATAAGTCCGTTGAGTACATTCTCTCGTGCGTCAGCCCGTCGGGCTTCATCAAGCGGGACGACAGCCCTGAGCATGGTCCCATGTATGGGCACGGTTTCGCCACGCTGTTTCTGGCGGAAGTCTACGGGATGAGCCCCAAGCCCGAGATTCGCGAATCGCTGAAGTCGGCCACTCAACTCATCATCAATTCGCAGAACAAAGAAGGGGGCTGGCGCTACAAGCCCGACGGGAGAGACGCCGACGTCTCTGTCACCGTTTGCCAGATGATGGCCTTGCGCGCTGCAAGAAATTGCGGGATCGCCGTTCCGAAAACCACGGTCGACAACTGTGTCGAATATGTCCGCAAATGCCAGAACGCGGACGGAGGATTCCGGTATCGATTGGGTGATCGACCGATGAGCGAGTTTCCCCGGTCGGCTGCGGGTGTCGTCGTCCTCTACAACGCAGGCGTCACCGATGGACGGGATCTGGAACGGGGATTGGGCTATCTGCTGCGGTTTCCGCCACGTCAGGATTTGATTCCCACCAATAATCACTACTTTTACGGCCACTACTACGCCGTTCAGGCCATGTGGCACGCGGGTGAGGAAAACTGGCGACAATGGTATCCCGCCATTCGTGATGAACTCCTCGCCCGACAAGGTCCCGATGGAGGGTGGACGGATCTGCAAATCAATGATGTGTACGGGACCAGTATGGCCTGCCTGATCCTTCAGATGCCGAACAATCTGCTTCCGATTTTTCAGCGATGA
- a CDS encoding acetyltransferase: MTFRVVSEEPDELEPNASVPLIVDGRNLTPQGAQATRWLIVGAGGFGREVYSWTFGRLWSTASDHHVAFLDDNPHALDPFPRLKSCWSGRISDYSPLPGDRLLMALGDPAAKLSIGKTLQSRGAVFASYVHPSAIIAQDVQIGVGCVICPFAVTCCNVRLGDFVLMNVGSLAGHDSVIGDGCTLSPHSDVAGQVQLERGVFLGCQTVIVPNTRVGEFSRIGAGSVVISNVRAGVSMMGVPAKRINWMKNDDEELLAS, translated from the coding sequence ATGACGTTTCGCGTAGTGAGCGAGGAACCTGACGAGTTGGAACCCAATGCGTCGGTTCCACTCATCGTCGATGGCCGCAATTTGACACCCCAGGGGGCTCAGGCAACTCGATGGTTGATTGTGGGGGCCGGGGGGTTCGGACGCGAGGTCTATTCATGGACGTTCGGGCGACTTTGGTCAACCGCATCGGACCATCACGTCGCTTTTCTGGATGATAACCCGCACGCACTGGACCCATTCCCACGGCTGAAATCGTGCTGGAGTGGGAGGATTTCCGACTACTCGCCTCTTCCAGGTGATCGTCTGTTGATGGCCCTGGGTGACCCCGCAGCGAAACTCAGCATCGGAAAAACTCTGCAATCGCGAGGGGCCGTCTTTGCCTCGTATGTCCATCCCTCTGCCATTATCGCGCAGGATGTGCAGATCGGCGTCGGCTGTGTGATATGTCCATTTGCTGTCACATGCTGTAATGTCCGTCTGGGGGACTTCGTGCTGATGAACGTCGGCTCGCTCGCCGGACACGATTCGGTCATCGGGGACGGCTGTACGCTGTCGCCTCATTCCGATGTGGCGGGACAAGTTCAACTCGAACGCGGTGTTTTTCTCGGCTGTCAGACCGTGATCGTTCCCAACACTCGAGTGGGGGAATTTTCACGGATTGGAGCGGGAAGCGTCGTCATCAGTAATGTCCGGGCTGGTGTCAGCATGATGGGTGTTCCTGCCAAGCGAATTAACTGGATGAAAAACGACGACGAAGAATTGCTGGCGAGCTAG